A section of the Neisseria dumasiana genome encodes:
- the mltB gene encoding lytic murein transglycosylase B — MKKTALTVLAALTLLSCSTTPDHKAKETPVAPVGKRPVFDHTADSVAISGFNGNTNVQRFIAHETASGKFSSGELQSFFDGVVYKGNIINIMNRPGTSRPWYEFRTGNSGEAKINNGKRFYQQHKTTIDAVARSYGVPAELIVAIIGIETNYGNNMGSFRLADSLSTLAFDYPRRAEFFQKELHEFLLMAKEEKRDVFSFKGSYAGAMGMPQFMPSSFRKYAVDYDGDGLRDIWNNVGDVAASVANYMKAHGWQTNGKMVVPVTLTITQELQNIIDEKTALTRTVGELKRLGVMPQEVVDDNEKAVLYRLETAPGVYEYYIGLNNFYAVWQYNHSRMYVTAVRDIANGVGGNYRL; from the coding sequence ATGAAAAAAACCGCACTCACCGTTCTTGCCGCCCTCACCTTACTTTCCTGCAGCACCACCCCCGACCACAAAGCGAAAGAAACGCCCGTCGCCCCCGTCGGCAAACGCCCCGTGTTCGACCATACTGCCGACTCGGTCGCCATCAGCGGCTTTAACGGCAACACCAACGTGCAGCGTTTCATCGCACATGAAACGGCAAGCGGCAAATTCAGCAGCGGCGAGTTGCAAAGCTTTTTCGACGGCGTGGTATACAAAGGCAACATCATCAACATCATGAACCGCCCCGGCACGTCGCGCCCGTGGTACGAATTCCGCACGGGCAACTCCGGCGAAGCCAAAATCAATAACGGCAAGCGCTTCTACCAACAACACAAAACCACCATCGATGCCGTGGCGCGCAGCTACGGCGTACCGGCCGAACTGATTGTGGCCATCATCGGCATCGAAACCAACTACGGCAACAATATGGGCAGCTTCCGTTTGGCGGATTCTTTGAGTACGCTGGCATTCGACTATCCTCGCCGTGCCGAGTTTTTCCAAAAAGAACTGCATGAATTTCTGCTGATGGCGAAAGAAGAGAAGCGCGACGTATTCAGTTTTAAAGGCAGCTATGCCGGCGCGATGGGCATGCCGCAGTTTATGCCTTCGAGCTTCCGCAAATATGCGGTCGATTACGACGGCGACGGCCTGCGCGATATTTGGAACAACGTCGGCGACGTAGCGGCTTCGGTGGCGAACTACATGAAAGCGCACGGCTGGCAGACCAACGGCAAAATGGTGGTGCCGGTTACGCTTACCATCACGCAAGAACTGCAAAACATCATCGACGAAAAAACCGCGCTCACCCGCACAGTGGGCGAACTCAAACGCTTGGGCGTGATGCCGCAGGAAGTGGTGGACGACAACGAAAAAGCCGTGCTCTACCGCCTCGAAACCGCGCCGGGCGTGTATGAATACTATATTGGCCTGAATAACTTCTACGCCGTATGGCAATACAACCACAGCCGCATGTATGTAACCGCCGTGCGCGATATCGCCAACGGCGTGGGCGGCAACTACCGTTTGTAA
- a CDS encoding leucyl aminopeptidase, whose amino-acid sequence MEFSTKAEKLQPSQEGALLYICEDACPCSKNSDNETAALLCGTLEENQSFAETQIVENGSLKAIAVVRLNNLSRETVAKAAAEATSWAQKQEHIHICTAPFSKKNAALVAEVFATAFGNAAYRFDRYKKEAKPAKLAGVTFYCPGQEAGIKTALETAEAQIYGMTLCKDLGNAAPNECTPKFLAQTAKKEAEKIGASVKILEKDYIKKNMGSFWSVAKGSKQKPYLIELSYSGAKNKDDAPIVLVGKGITFDTGGISLKPGLNMDEMKYDMCGAASVIGTFCAAVKLKLPINLIAIVPTCENMPSGEANKPGDIVTSMKGLTIEVLNTDAEGRLILCDALTYAEQFKPKAVIDVATLTGACIIALGNDVSGVMGNDQKLVDQLLAASRETDDKAWQLPLFDTYKEQLKSNFADIPNIGTPGAGTITAATFLSYFTEDYPWAHLDIAGTAWKSGKEKGATGRPVPLLLNYLRNVK is encoded by the coding sequence ATGGAATTTAGCACAAAAGCCGAAAAATTGCAGCCAAGCCAAGAAGGTGCGCTGCTCTACATCTGCGAAGATGCCTGCCCGTGCAGCAAAAACAGCGACAATGAAACCGCCGCCCTGCTCTGCGGCACGTTGGAAGAAAACCAATCGTTTGCCGAAACCCAAATTGTCGAAAACGGCAGCCTCAAAGCCATCGCCGTTGTGCGCTTGAACAACCTGAGCCGCGAAACCGTTGCCAAAGCCGCCGCCGAAGCCACTTCATGGGCGCAAAAACAAGAGCATATCCACATCTGCACCGCACCGTTCAGCAAAAAGAACGCCGCTTTGGTTGCCGAAGTGTTCGCCACCGCATTCGGCAATGCCGCCTACCGTTTCGACCGCTACAAAAAAGAAGCCAAACCCGCCAAGCTGGCCGGCGTAACTTTCTACTGCCCCGGCCAAGAAGCCGGCATCAAAACCGCGTTGGAAACCGCCGAAGCGCAAATATACGGCATGACCTTGTGCAAAGACCTCGGCAACGCCGCTCCCAACGAATGCACGCCGAAATTCTTGGCGCAAACCGCTAAAAAAGAAGCCGAAAAAATCGGCGCATCGGTGAAAATCCTCGAAAAAGACTACATCAAGAAAAACATGGGTTCTTTTTGGTCGGTGGCCAAAGGCAGCAAACAGAAACCCTATTTGATCGAACTTTCCTATTCCGGCGCCAAAAACAAAGACGACGCCCCCATCGTGTTGGTGGGTAAAGGCATTACCTTCGACACCGGCGGTATTTCGCTCAAACCCGGCCTCAACATGGACGAAATGAAATACGACATGTGCGGTGCCGCCAGCGTAATCGGCACATTCTGCGCCGCCGTCAAACTGAAACTGCCCATCAACCTGATTGCCATCGTACCCACCTGCGAAAACATGCCTTCCGGCGAAGCCAACAAACCCGGTGACATCGTAACCAGCATGAAAGGCTTAACCATCGAAGTATTGAATACCGATGCCGAAGGCCGTCTGATTTTGTGCGACGCACTCACTTACGCCGAACAGTTCAAACCCAAAGCCGTGATCGACGTTGCCACACTCACCGGCGCCTGCATCATCGCATTGGGCAACGACGTGAGCGGCGTAATGGGCAACGATCAGAAACTCGTCGACCAACTGCTCGCAGCCTCCCGCGAAACAGACGACAAAGCATGGCAGCTGCCGCTGTTCGACACTTATAAAGAACAGCTCAAATCCAATTTTGCCGACATCCCCAATATCGGCACACCCGGCGCAGGCACGATTACTGCCGCCACGTTCTTGTCATATTTCACCGAAGACTACCCGTGGGCGCATCTCGATATTGCCGGCACGGCTTGGAAATCGGGCAAAGAGAAAGGCGCTACCGGCCGCCCCGTACCGCTGCTGCTCAACTACCTGCGCAACGTGAAATAA
- the lptF gene encoding LPS export ABC transporter permease LptF, producing MIYQRNFIKELSFTAVGIFVVLLAVLVSTQAINLLGRAADGRVAIDAVAALVGFWVIGMTPLLLVLTAYISILTVLTRYWRDSEMSVWLSCGLALKQWIRPVLQFAVPFAVLIAVMQLFVMPWAELRSREFAEILKQKQELSLVEAGEFRTLGKRNGRVYFVETFDVDSGIMKNLFLREQDDKGNDNIVFAKEGTFSLKDNKRTLELSNGYRYSGTPGKADYNQVSFQHLSLIISTTPKIIDPISHRRTIPTEKLFGSSNPQYQAELMWRLSLPISVLLLSILAVPLSYFNPRTGHTYNILFAIGLYLIYQNGLTFLRNAVEDGKLNFWLGMLPMHILIAFIAFILLRVRSMPAQPFWQAVKLSLKGGAK from the coding sequence ATGATTTACCAACGCAATTTTATTAAAGAACTTTCCTTCACGGCCGTCGGCATCTTCGTGGTGCTGCTGGCGGTGCTGGTATCGACGCAGGCCATCAACCTGCTGGGGCGTGCTGCCGACGGCCGCGTGGCGATTGATGCCGTGGCCGCACTGGTGGGTTTTTGGGTAATCGGCATGACCCCGCTGCTGCTGGTATTAACCGCCTACATCAGCATCTTGACCGTGCTGACGAGATATTGGCGCGACAGCGAAATGTCGGTTTGGCTTTCATGCGGTCTGGCATTAAAACAATGGATACGCCCCGTTTTGCAGTTTGCGGTGCCCTTTGCCGTGTTGATTGCCGTGATGCAGCTTTTCGTGATGCCGTGGGCGGAACTGAGAAGCCGTGAATTTGCCGAAATCCTCAAGCAGAAACAAGAGTTATCGTTGGTAGAGGCGGGTGAGTTCCGCACACTCGGCAAGCGCAACGGGCGGGTGTATTTTGTCGAAACTTTCGACGTGGATTCAGGCATCATGAAAAACCTGTTTTTGCGCGAGCAAGACGATAAAGGCAACGACAATATCGTGTTTGCCAAAGAAGGCACGTTTTCTTTAAAAGACAACAAGCGCACGCTGGAACTGAGCAACGGCTACCGTTACAGCGGCACACCGGGCAAGGCGGACTACAACCAAGTTTCATTCCAACATTTAAGCCTGATTATCAGCACCACGCCGAAAATCATCGACCCCATTTCCCACCGCCGCACCATTCCCACCGAAAAATTATTCGGCAGCAGCAATCCGCAGTATCAGGCCGAACTGATGTGGCGTTTGTCGCTGCCCATCAGCGTATTGCTGTTGAGCATATTGGCTGTGCCGCTTTCCTATTTCAACCCGCGCACCGGCCATACTTATAATATTCTCTTTGCCATCGGCCTTTATCTGATTTACCAAAACGGGCTTACCTTTCTGCGCAACGCCGTTGAAGACGGCAAACTCAATTTCTGGCTCGGTATGTTGCCGATGCACATACTGATTGCGTTTATCGCCTTTATCCTGCTGCGTGTGCGCAGTATGCCCGCCCAACCGTTTTGGCAGGCGGTCAAACTCAGCCTGAAAGGCGGTGCGAAATGA
- the lptG gene encoding LPS export ABC transporter permease LptG, whose translation MKLLTRYLISRLSVTSFYALLAFLALYSFFDIINEVGDIGKGSYNGAKMMQYVFMQMPAHAYDLMPLAVLIGGLVALSQLASGSELTVMKTSGMSTKKLIAVLLQFGLIFAVLTALLGEWVAPSLSRHAENMKATAVSGKISTGSQGLWLKEQNNVINVREMLPDHTLLGVKIWRHNNDFQLAEAVEADSAVVEKHSWKLKNVRRSLLENGKVRTETQAVQPWQVNLNSSLLDVLLVKPEQMSVSALGTYIGHLKNNSQQTKTYEIAWWRKLMYPVAAMVMALVALAFTPQNTRHGNMGLRLFGGICLGLAFHFAGRLFGFTGELYGVPPFVAAVLPTLLFGVLGVYLIRKQEKR comes from the coding sequence ATGAAACTGCTTACCCGTTACCTCATCAGCCGCCTCAGTGTAACTTCGTTTTACGCGCTGTTGGCATTTCTCGCGTTATACAGTTTTTTCGACATCATCAACGAAGTGGGCGACATCGGCAAAGGCAGCTACAACGGTGCCAAAATGATGCAGTATGTGTTTATGCAGATGCCTGCCCATGCCTATGATTTAATGCCGCTGGCCGTATTGATCGGCGGTTTGGTGGCACTCAGCCAGTTGGCTTCCGGCAGCGAGCTTACCGTAATGAAAACCAGCGGTATGAGTACCAAAAAGCTGATTGCCGTGCTGCTGCAGTTCGGCCTGATTTTTGCCGTATTGACCGCACTTTTGGGCGAATGGGTTGCCCCTTCGCTCAGCAGACACGCCGAAAACATGAAAGCCACCGCCGTTAGCGGCAAAATCAGCACCGGCAGCCAAGGCTTATGGCTGAAAGAGCAGAATAATGTTATCAATGTGCGCGAAATGCTGCCCGACCATACCTTGCTGGGCGTTAAAATCTGGCGGCACAACAATGACTTTCAGCTTGCCGAAGCCGTTGAAGCGGATTCCGCCGTGGTGGAGAAACACAGCTGGAAGCTGAAAAACGTGCGCCGCAGCTTGCTGGAAAACGGGAAAGTGCGCACCGAAACCCAAGCCGTACAGCCGTGGCAGGTTAACTTGAACAGCAGTTTGCTCGACGTACTGCTGGTCAAACCCGAGCAAATGTCGGTATCTGCGCTGGGCACCTATATAGGCCATCTGAAAAACAACAGCCAGCAAACCAAAACTTATGAAATCGCATGGTGGCGCAAACTGATGTATCCGGTTGCCGCTATGGTGATGGCGCTGGTGGCATTGGCCTTTACGCCGCAAAACACCCGCCACGGCAACATGGGTTTGAGGTTGTTCGGCGGCATCTGCTTGGGCTTGGCCTTCCACTTTGCCGGCCGCCTGTTCGGTTTTACCGGCGAACTCTACGGCGTGCCGCCTTTTGTCGCGGCGGTTTTGCCGACGCTTCTTTTCGGGGTTTTAGGCGTTTATTTGATCCGCAAGCAGGAAAAGCGTTAA
- a CDS encoding sugar nucleotide-binding protein, which translates to MNILILGGNGFIGRRAAAILRERGHEVVAAGRKECNYLRLDEAVARALLRGKDVVINAVGVMSRHADILEQVHHRAPEQLAQWAEQEGVSRWVQLSALGADAQSGIAFVGSKGRGDRAVYASGVQVSIARPSVVYGRGGVSCELFILLAKLPLLAMPAGGRFDVQPVHVAEVAEGLANLAENPAEHGTVINMTGGRALTLADYFNTLRATLHKKPPQKMIALPLSWIKPLLPLANIVSNGVLSPGSIALLEQGSCADNGAFASLLGREPLSPEEFADTP; encoded by the coding sequence GTGAATATTTTAATTTTGGGCGGCAACGGCTTTATCGGCAGGCGTGCGGCGGCGATCCTGCGTGAGCGCGGTCATGAAGTTGTGGCGGCGGGGCGCAAAGAGTGTAATTATCTTCGTCTTGATGAGGCGGTGGCTAGAGCGTTGCTGCGCGGAAAAGATGTGGTGATTAACGCTGTGGGCGTGATGAGCCGTCATGCAGATATTTTGGAGCAGGTGCATCACCGCGCACCGGAGCAGCTGGCGCAGTGGGCGGAGCAGGAGGGTGTGTCGCGCTGGGTGCAGCTTTCTGCCTTGGGTGCGGACGCGCAGAGCGGTATTGCTTTTGTCGGCAGTAAAGGGCGGGGCGACCGCGCGGTGTATGCTTCGGGCGTGCAGGTGTCGATTGCGCGGCCTTCGGTGGTGTATGGGCGCGGCGGAGTGAGTTGCGAGCTGTTTATTCTGTTGGCCAAACTGCCGCTGTTGGCGATGCCTGCGGGCGGGCGTTTTGATGTTCAGCCCGTACATGTAGCCGAAGTGGCCGAAGGTTTGGCTAATCTGGCGGAAAATCCGGCCGAACACGGCACGGTTATCAATATGACGGGCGGCCGTGCGCTGACGTTGGCGGATTATTTCAACACATTGCGTGCAACCCTACACAAAAAGCCGCCGCAAAAAATGATTGCGCTGCCGTTGTCTTGGATTAAGCCGCTGTTGCCGTTGGCGAATATCGTCAGCAACGGCGTACTCAGCCCGGGAAGTATCGCATTGTTGGAGCAGGGTTCGTGTGCGGATAACGGAGCGTTTGCTTCGCTGTTGGGGCGGGAGCCGCTATCGCCGGAAGAGTTTGCCGATACGCCCTAA